One Chitinivorax tropicus DNA window includes the following coding sequences:
- a CDS encoding DUF2946 family protein, translating into MFARRPLNHALWLSLFVLVFTTLAPTFSAWQQRNQKEWVEICTTLGVKRVQLDADGQLPIETPSSGIHCPFCQSPAEHALPLPVFLLHYPTVTAPPRVSTLLTLLLGAVTLRGPPARGPPSLH; encoded by the coding sequence ATGTTTGCCAGACGCCCCCTCAACCACGCACTTTGGCTGTCTCTGTTTGTGTTGGTGTTCACCACACTGGCACCCACTTTCAGCGCCTGGCAACAGCGTAATCAAAAAGAATGGGTGGAAATCTGTACCACCCTAGGCGTCAAACGTGTTCAGCTGGATGCTGACGGCCAATTACCAATCGAGACCCCATCCAGCGGCATACATTGTCCGTTCTGCCAGAGCCCGGCGGAGCACGCCCTGCCACTCCCTGTCTTTCTACTGCACTATCCCACGGTAACCGCCCCACCAAGGGTCAGCACTTTACTGACGCTCTTACTTGGCGCGGTCACATTGCGCGGCCCGCCAGCCCGGGGCCCGCCCTCGCTACACTGA